A single genomic interval of Bacillus sp. es.036 harbors:
- a CDS encoding efflux RND transporter permease subunit, translating into MRKLIQFSLNNKFAVWLLTIIITVAGLYSGFNMKMETIPNINTPLVSVTTVYPGATPEEVSEKVSEPIENKVESLSGVNVVSSSSFENASNVQIEYNFSKNMDEAEDEVRETLQSLSLPDEVQDPNVSRLSFNAFPVMSLSVSEDDRSLTELTQRVEEDVLPAIEGVEGVSSVSIAGQEVEEISFSFKEDKMKELGLDEETVKNLIKGSSVNIPLGLYNFEDNQKAVVVDGNVSSLEDLKELEIPAMPQQSQAGADQAPSAGADQAPPAAAAQDPSASQAGASEGQPKIPTVQLQEIADIELVGEAESISRTNGKESIGIQVTKSADANTVDVVNGVKDEIASLEDENNEMSIVTIFDQGEPIEESVSTMLNKAIIGAIFAVLIILLFLRNIRSTLISVISIPLSLLIALLVLNQLDITLNIMTLGAMTVAIGRVVDDSIVVIENIYRRMAIKGEQLKGKELITEATKEMFLPIMSSTIVTIAVFLPLGLVQGPVGELFLPFALTIVFALLASLLVAITIVPAMAHSLFKKGLVKKGKEPEHKEEGNGRLAHQYKKILNWTLNHKLITFGASILVLVGSLFLAPIVGVSFLPSDQEKMIVATYNPEPGETTENINNLALDAEDYFLDKEDVDTIQYSVGGENPMNPGASNQVLFFVSYDEETEGFEDERKLVLEDLKQLSEKGEWGYQDISASGGSNQITLVVNEENMSDLGPVVEDVTAELEKEDNLSNISSSISESYDQFTIVANAEKLSEFGLTAGQIGMELRNTGEAPVLTTVEKDGEALNVVLQVNEKTFEDKSDLEETTIQSPLGIEVPLSEVTTIEEGQSSNTITRRDGKVYANVTAEVLDDNIGQVSADVQESIDEMDLPDSSEVTLGGVTQDINESFTQLGLAMLAAIAIVYLVLVITFGGGLAPLAILFSLPFTVIGGLVGLLIAGETISISSLIGMLMLIGIVVTNAIVLIDRVIHKEKEGFTTREALIEAAGTRLRPILMTALATIGALAPLAFGLEGGALISKGLGVTVIGGLTSSTLLTLIIVPVVYEFFMKFRKKPKSE; encoded by the coding sequence TTGAGAAAGCTGATTCAATTTTCGTTAAATAATAAGTTTGCAGTTTGGCTGTTAACGATTATTATCACAGTTGCTGGATTGTACTCAGGTTTTAATATGAAAATGGAGACAATCCCGAATATTAATACCCCATTAGTATCAGTCACAACTGTTTACCCGGGAGCAACACCTGAAGAAGTGTCTGAGAAAGTATCAGAACCGATTGAAAATAAAGTAGAAAGTCTTTCGGGAGTAAATGTCGTAAGTTCTTCTTCATTCGAAAATGCATCGAATGTTCAAATTGAATATAACTTTAGTAAAAACATGGATGAGGCTGAGGATGAAGTACGAGAAACTTTGCAGTCACTTTCATTACCTGATGAAGTACAGGACCCGAATGTTTCTCGATTAAGTTTTAATGCATTTCCGGTCATGTCGCTAAGTGTTTCTGAAGATGATCGTTCACTCACAGAGTTAACCCAGCGTGTCGAAGAAGATGTCCTGCCTGCCATTGAAGGGGTCGAAGGGGTTTCATCTGTTTCGATTGCCGGCCAGGAAGTGGAAGAAATTTCTTTTTCGTTTAAAGAAGATAAGATGAAAGAGTTGGGGCTAGATGAAGAAACCGTTAAGAATCTGATTAAAGGTTCTTCTGTCAATATCCCTCTTGGTTTATATAACTTTGAAGATAACCAAAAAGCTGTTGTCGTGGATGGCAATGTTTCTTCATTAGAAGATTTAAAAGAACTAGAAATACCAGCTATGCCACAGCAAAGTCAAGCAGGAGCAGATCAAGCGCCTTCCGCAGGAGCAGATCAAGCACCTCCGGCAGCCGCAGCACAAGATCCTTCTGCATCTCAAGCAGGAGCTAGTGAAGGGCAACCGAAAATACCAACCGTTCAGCTTCAAGAAATCGCAGATATTGAATTAGTTGGTGAAGCGGAATCGATTTCCCGTACGAACGGGAAAGAATCAATTGGGATTCAAGTAACAAAGAGTGCAGATGCAAACACGGTTGATGTTGTGAACGGTGTGAAAGACGAAATTGCATCACTTGAGGATGAGAACAATGAGATGAGTATTGTCACTATATTCGATCAGGGTGAGCCGATCGAAGAATCAGTTAGCACAATGCTGAACAAGGCGATTATCGGTGCTATTTTTGCCGTTCTCATTATTTTATTATTCTTGCGTAACATACGATCTACGTTAATTTCCGTAATTTCCATACCATTAAGCTTGCTAATTGCTTTATTGGTGTTGAACCAGTTAGACATTACGTTAAATATCATGACGTTAGGTGCGATGACTGTTGCGATTGGTCGTGTGGTTGATGACTCGATTGTCGTTATTGAAAACATTTATCGACGTATGGCGATCAAAGGCGAACAGTTGAAAGGGAAAGAACTCATTACGGAAGCGACAAAAGAAATGTTCCTTCCAATTATGTCTTCGACAATTGTAACAATCGCCGTCTTTTTACCACTAGGTCTCGTTCAAGGCCCGGTTGGCGAACTATTCTTACCTTTTGCCTTAACCATTGTATTTGCGTTATTAGCTTCTTTACTTGTTGCGATTACAATTGTGCCAGCGATGGCTCACTCTCTCTTTAAGAAAGGGCTAGTGAAAAAAGGGAAGGAACCTGAGCACAAAGAAGAGGGCAACGGCCGTCTTGCTCATCAATACAAAAAAATATTAAATTGGACGTTAAATCATAAACTGATCACGTTCGGTGCGAGTATACTTGTTTTAGTGGGAAGTTTATTCCTTGCTCCGATTGTAGGCGTCAGCTTCTTGCCTTCTGATCAAGAGAAGATGATCGTAGCAACATATAATCCAGAGCCTGGTGAAACAACTGAAAATATTAATAACCTTGCTCTTGATGCCGAAGACTACTTCTTAGATAAAGAAGATGTGGATACCATTCAATACTCCGTTGGTGGAGAAAATCCAATGAATCCAGGAGCTAGTAATCAAGTTCTTTTCTTTGTTAGTTATGATGAAGAGACAGAAGGATTCGAAGATGAACGTAAACTGGTTCTCGAAGATTTGAAGCAACTGAGTGAAAAAGGTGAATGGGGTTATCAGGATATCTCAGCTTCTGGTGGAAGCAACCAAATTACACTCGTAGTAAATGAAGAAAATATGAGTGATCTTGGTCCGGTTGTAGAAGATGTGACAGCTGAGCTTGAGAAAGAAGACAACCTTTCGAATATTAGTTCAAGTATTTCAGAGTCCTATGATCAATTTACAATTGTAGCGAACGCTGAAAAGCTAAGTGAATTTGGTTTAACAGCTGGTCAAATCGGAATGGAGCTTCGTAATACTGGGGAAGCGCCTGTTCTTACAACTGTTGAAAAAGATGGAGAAGCATTGAATGTTGTTCTCCAAGTAAATGAAAAGACGTTTGAAGATAAAAGTGATTTAGAAGAAACGACGATTCAGTCACCATTAGGTATAGAAGTACCTCTTAGTGAAGTCACCACAATTGAAGAAGGTCAATCATCAAATACAATCACACGTCGCGATGGCAAAGTGTACGCGAACGTAACAGCTGAAGTACTCGATGATAACATTGGGCAAGTTTCGGCAGATGTACAGGAATCCATTGATGAAATGGATTTACCTGATTCTTCAGAAGTCACTCTTGGTGGTGTCACTCAAGATATCAATGAATCATTCACTCAGCTTGGTTTAGCCATGCTAGCTGCGATTGCCATTGTTTATCTTGTTCTTGTCATTACATTCGGAGGCGGTCTTGCTCCGCTCGCCATTTTGTTCTCACTACCATTTACCGTTATTGGCGGACTCGTTGGATTATTAATTGCTGGTGAAACGATAAGTATTTCATCGCTAATAGGGATGCTAATGCTAATTGGTATTGTTGTAACAAATGCGATTGTATTAATTGACCGCGTCATTCATAAAGAAAAAGAAGGGTTCACGACTAGAGAAGCTTTAATAGAAGCCGCTGGTACGCGTCTTCGTCCGATCTTAATGACAGCTCTTGCAACGATTGGTGCTCTAGCGCCGCTTGCGTTTGGTTTAGAAGGTGGAGCGCTTATTTCTAAAGGACTTGGTGTAACTGTTATTGGAGGACTAACAAGCTCAACTCTCTTAACGCTTATCATCGTCCCTGTTGTTTATGAATTCTTCATGAAATTTAGAAAGAAACCGAAAAGCGAATAG
- a CDS encoding STAS domain-containing protein, with protein MDKVEAMYVEYFHERLEEIGEKWTKRLQILVDEKEATDTAVLKVPELKKEIILFCSDFVKQMIFQKSNTRDVQEWAGRIVEIFSSHTFSLQQSVASLTYLRQILWDVMVEFSSEQEHLEASRLAGWGSYMNKSFDLLLHKVTVYTNQLNEEQIAAQQTKITELSVPIIPIAEDIGVLPLIGTIDTYRASLIQRKGIERSSELQLSYLVIDLSGVPIMDTMVANEIFQLIKMLELSGVESILTGIRPEIAQTAVQLGIDFTNVNTYAHLHQALRAILPSS; from the coding sequence ATGGATAAAGTTGAAGCAATGTATGTCGAGTACTTTCACGAGCGTCTTGAAGAAATTGGAGAGAAATGGACAAAAAGGCTTCAAATTCTTGTCGATGAAAAAGAAGCAACAGATACAGCCGTTCTTAAAGTACCAGAATTAAAAAAGGAAATTATTTTGTTCTGTTCTGATTTTGTTAAGCAGATGATTTTTCAAAAATCAAATACTCGAGATGTACAGGAATGGGCAGGAAGGATTGTTGAGATTTTTTCGAGTCACACGTTTTCTTTGCAGCAATCTGTCGCTAGCCTAACATACCTTAGACAAATACTCTGGGACGTCATGGTGGAATTTAGTTCGGAGCAAGAACATTTAGAAGCGAGCCGACTAGCAGGGTGGGGCAGTTACATGAACAAATCGTTTGATTTGCTACTGCATAAAGTAACTGTCTATACGAATCAACTAAATGAAGAGCAAATTGCGGCACAGCAGACAAAAATTACCGAACTAAGTGTTCCTATCATTCCGATCGCAGAAGATATTGGCGTATTGCCTCTTATCGGAACAATTGATACTTATCGCGCATCACTTATTCAACGAAAAGGTATCGAACGAAGCTCAGAACTTCAATTATCCTATCTTGTGATTGATCTATCCGGCGTCCCGATCATGGACACGATGGTAGCAAATGAAATCTTTCAACTCATTAAAATGCTTGAGCTTTCCGGCGTGGAATCCATTTTAACTGGCATTCGACCTGAAATTGCTCAAACTGCCGTTCAGCTTGGTATTGATTTTACAAACGTAAATACTTACGCTCATCTTCATCAAGCGCTAAGAGCCATTTTACCATCTTCTTAA
- a CDS encoding haloacid dehalogenase type II, translating into MSQIKAFVFDAYGTLFDVFSVTKKCEELYPNKGDQISQTWRKKQLEYSYLRQMMGNYQPFAQVTRDALRYAVEEASAELTPDNEEVLFEAYQQLSVYEEVPQVLKDLKAEGITLAIFSNGSHDMLDPLVKQSPLAEYLDYVISADDIKQFKPTPASYTHALNFLELSRENILFMSSNGWDISGAKNFGFHTAWINRNNLPVEQLNLLPDSIYEDLSHLTNWVK; encoded by the coding sequence ATGAGTCAAATAAAAGCTTTTGTATTTGATGCCTACGGAACGTTATTTGATGTTTTTTCTGTGACTAAAAAATGCGAAGAACTTTATCCCAATAAAGGTGATCAAATCAGTCAAACGTGGCGAAAGAAGCAGCTTGAGTACAGCTACTTACGTCAAATGATGGGGAACTACCAGCCATTTGCACAAGTGACACGCGATGCTCTCCGTTACGCTGTAGAGGAAGCAAGTGCAGAGCTTACTCCTGATAACGAAGAAGTCCTGTTTGAAGCTTACCAGCAACTTTCTGTGTATGAAGAAGTGCCACAAGTATTAAAGGACCTGAAAGCGGAAGGCATCACGCTTGCCATTTTCTCGAACGGGTCTCACGATATGCTTGATCCTCTTGTTAAGCAGTCACCTCTTGCTGAGTACCTGGATTATGTTATCAGTGCGGATGATATTAAACAGTTTAAACCTACACCTGCCTCTTATACCCATGCGCTGAACTTTCTTGAATTAAGTCGAGAAAATATTCTCTTTATGTCCTCAAATGGATGGGATATTTCAGGTGCCAAGAATTTTGGGTTCCATACTGCGTGGATTAATCGTAACAACTTGCCCGTTGAACAGCTTAATCTTCTTCCTGATTCTATTTATGAGGACTTAAGTCATCTTACAAATTGGGTTAAGTAG
- the lepB gene encoding signal peptidase I produces the protein MKSDGEPNWLKDWGAPLLFAIILAFVIKMFVMAPYIVEGASMDPTLHDGDRLLVNKFISYVQENPERGDIIIIKDEDVKKHYVKRVIGLPGDIVEMKQDKLYVNETELKEPYLDANRDDANTMGMRLTEDFGPVEVPEGQLFVMGDNRLRSMDSRNGLGKIELEEVVGKAEVVWYPFQDVRPTK, from the coding sequence ATGAAGAGTGATGGAGAACCAAATTGGTTGAAAGATTGGGGAGCACCGCTATTATTCGCTATTATTCTGGCATTTGTCATTAAAATGTTTGTAATGGCGCCGTACATTGTGGAAGGGGCTTCCATGGACCCTACGCTACATGATGGCGATCGCCTCCTTGTTAATAAGTTTATTTCATATGTTCAGGAGAATCCTGAACGAGGAGACATCATTATTATTAAGGATGAAGATGTAAAGAAGCATTATGTTAAGCGCGTAATTGGGTTACCAGGAGACATCGTTGAAATGAAGCAAGATAAGCTTTACGTAAATGAAACCGAGTTAAAAGAGCCCTACCTGGATGCTAACCGAGATGATGCGAATACGATGGGAATGAGGTTAACAGAAGATTTTGGACCTGTTGAAGTTCCTGAAGGTCAGCTATTTGTCATGGGGGATAATCGGTTAAGAAGCATGGATAGTCGGAATGGACTTGGAAAAATAGAACTTGAAGAAGTTGTCGGAAAGGCCGAAGTTGTCTGGTATCCGTTTCAAGATGTAAGACCGACGAAGTAA
- a CDS encoding CAP domain-containing protein, translating to MKKSIILGVTAAAALLAANPSASSASEGNQFANAEVKAQTFQVNNINELQSILDRFEKQYNISINDSINLDQLLQKATEQAEQSPKAEAPVEEKAEAPEAKAPVEEKTEAPEAKAPVEEKAAPAETEAVPSESKQAEQAEPTKETEAETGLSEFEQQVVNLTNEERAKAGLPALEVDTELSKVAQAKSEDMRDNNYFAHNSPTYGSPFDMMNQFGVDYQSAGENIAKGQQTPEEVVNAWMNSEGHRKNIMNGSFTHIGVGYVEEGNIWTQQFIGK from the coding sequence TTGAAAAAATCAATTATTCTAGGTGTCACAGCGGCAGCAGCCCTGCTGGCAGCAAATCCATCAGCAAGTTCTGCAAGCGAAGGAAATCAATTCGCAAATGCGGAGGTAAAAGCTCAAACTTTCCAGGTCAACAACATAAATGAACTTCAATCCATTCTTGACCGTTTTGAAAAACAATATAATATCTCAATTAACGACTCTATTAATTTAGATCAGCTTCTTCAAAAGGCAACTGAACAAGCCGAACAATCGCCTAAAGCAGAAGCACCAGTAGAAGAAAAGGCAGAAGCACCTGAAGCGAAAGCACCAGTAGAAGAAAAGACAGAAGCACCTGAAGCGAAAGCACCAGTAGAAGAAAAGGCAGCGCCTGCAGAAACTGAGGCAGTCCCTTCAGAGTCAAAGCAAGCTGAACAAGCCGAACCTACAAAAGAAACAGAAGCTGAGACAGGCCTATCAGAATTTGAACAGCAAGTTGTGAACCTTACAAATGAAGAACGCGCAAAAGCTGGTCTACCTGCACTTGAAGTAGATACTGAGCTTAGTAAAGTAGCACAGGCAAAATCTGAAGATATGAGAGACAATAACTACTTTGCCCACAACAGCCCGACTTACGGATCACCATTTGATATGATGAATCAATTTGGTGTAGATTATCAATCAGCAGGTGAAAACATCGCAAAAGGGCAACAAACACCTGAAGAAGTAGTCAATGCATGGATGAACAGTGAAGGTCACCGTAAAAACATTATGAATGGTAGCTTTACTCACATTGGTGTTGGCTATGTAGAAGAAGGCAACATTTGGACGCAGCAATTCATTGGTAAATAA
- a CDS encoding DNA alkylation repair protein yields the protein MLTVEKLQEKLESFQDKDQAVKMEKYMRNQFPFLGVKTPERRKTVINALGQTREPDFQVVQHLVEQLWLLPEREYQNAALDLLSRVKQFPKDAIALIEQLIVTKSWWDTVDSLAVHSAGKYFKQHPDQLYFISEKWMTSENMWLNRSAILFQISYKEKTDWPLLTRSILIHSESKEFFIQKAIGWALREYSKTAPSTVENFIEEDSLAPLSKREASKIIKKNEQERQK from the coding sequence ATGCTTACAGTTGAAAAGCTACAAGAAAAACTCGAATCATTTCAAGATAAGGATCAAGCCGTAAAGATGGAAAAGTATATGCGAAATCAATTTCCTTTTCTCGGAGTTAAAACGCCAGAGAGAAGAAAAACAGTCATAAACGCGTTAGGCCAAACGCGGGAGCCGGATTTCCAAGTCGTTCAGCATTTAGTTGAGCAGCTATGGTTATTACCAGAACGCGAATACCAAAACGCCGCACTTGATTTACTCAGCAGGGTCAAACAGTTTCCGAAAGACGCCATTGCTCTCATTGAACAGCTAATTGTCACAAAATCTTGGTGGGATACAGTTGATAGTCTTGCGGTTCACAGTGCGGGGAAATATTTTAAGCAACACCCAGATCAACTCTACTTTATTTCAGAAAAGTGGATGACAAGCGAAAACATGTGGCTAAATCGAAGCGCTATCCTTTTTCAGATTTCGTATAAGGAAAAGACAGACTGGCCACTCTTGACACGTTCTATTCTTATTCATTCTGAATCAAAAGAGTTTTTCATCCAAAAAGCGATCGGTTGGGCTCTTAGAGAATACTCAAAAACAGCCCCTAGTACTGTAGAGAATTTTATCGAAGAAGATTCTCTAGCACCTCTGAGTAAGCGCGAAGCTAGTAAAATCATTAAGAAGAACGAACAAGAACGTCAAAAATAA
- a CDS encoding STAS domain-containing protein, giving the protein MTAETPTQKVGSYILEQASEIAQSTYERQRHDLDEADFTNETKLSLTNTTYLVKLIGKSLQQNTTNAMTAIEEFGEESGELVQDENEMIISLIVTVPLIREAIWEAIEPVVEELNMKPRDVIKLPGKIDPLLDQFVYSYGSTYITSNQQLKTKYDSTLEELSTPIIPIIKNLAILPLVGNIDTYRATLIMEKTLEHTRKLQLNHMIIDLSGVVTMDTMVAKHLFDITEALSLMGVQVTLTGISPSISISAVQLGIDLHKLTIKSSLHNALTDLAVLSNPAT; this is encoded by the coding sequence GTGACTGCTGAGACACCCACTCAAAAAGTAGGAAGCTACATTCTTGAACAGGCATCTGAGATTGCACAGAGTACATACGAAAGACAGCGTCATGATTTGGATGAAGCTGATTTTACAAATGAAACCAAATTATCTTTAACGAATACGACTTATTTAGTGAAATTGATTGGTAAAAGCCTACAGCAAAACACTACGAATGCGATGACTGCAATTGAAGAGTTTGGAGAAGAATCTGGTGAACTCGTTCAAGATGAAAATGAGATGATCATCTCGCTAATCGTTACGGTACCGCTCATTCGCGAGGCAATTTGGGAAGCCATTGAGCCCGTTGTTGAAGAGCTAAATATGAAGCCACGGGACGTTATTAAACTTCCTGGAAAAATCGATCCACTCCTTGATCAATTTGTTTATAGTTATGGTAGTACTTATATTACAAGCAATCAACAGCTTAAAACCAAGTACGACTCAACCCTTGAAGAACTATCAACTCCAATTATTCCAATTATAAAAAACCTGGCTATACTTCCGCTTGTTGGAAATATTGATACGTACCGGGCAACGCTCATCATGGAGAAAACGCTCGAGCACACGCGCAAATTACAGCTTAATCACATGATCATTGACTTATCAGGGGTTGTGACAATGGATACGATGGTTGCCAAGCACTTGTTTGATATTACAGAAGCACTCAGTCTTATGGGCGTTCAGGTTACCTTAACAGGCATCAGTCCATCGATCTCCATTTCAGCCGTTCAGTTAGGAATCGATCTTCATAAGCTAACCATTAAATCGAGTCTTCATAATGCATTAACAGACCTTGCTGTTCTTTCAAATCCAGCAACTTAA